One segment of Saprospiraceae bacterium DNA contains the following:
- a CDS encoding YigZ family protein: MTDHYHTLAAPATGEFKDRGSKFIAYAWPTSSEAEALAHVEALRKEHFKARHHCFAWRLSPDGSHFRANDDGEPSGTAGRPILGQIDAFGLTEVVVVVVRYFGGTLLGTSGLINAYREAAAEALRSAAIVEKIVKDTFVLDFDYALMPDVMNALKKLDINILREEYGERGLLEIGIRQSEVKDTFLKIKALLWKVSQEEAATLDWPAGLALRYVVPQA, translated from the coding sequence ATGACAGACCACTACCACACCCTTGCGGCTCCCGCTACCGGCGAATTCAAAGACCGGGGCAGCAAATTCATCGCTTACGCATGGCCGACGAGCAGCGAGGCAGAGGCGCTGGCGCATGTGGAGGCGCTGCGCAAGGAACACTTCAAGGCGCGACACCACTGCTTCGCATGGCGGCTGTCGCCCGACGGCAGCCACTTCCGCGCCAACGACGACGGCGAACCCAGCGGCACAGCCGGGCGACCCATTCTGGGGCAGATTGACGCATTCGGGCTGACGGAAGTGGTGGTCGTGGTGGTGCGTTATTTCGGCGGCACCTTGCTCGGCACTTCGGGCCTCATCAATGCCTACCGCGAAGCTGCCGCCGAGGCTTTGCGCAGCGCGGCGATTGTGGAAAAAATTGTGAAAGACACCTTCGTGCTCGACTTCGACTACGCGCTCATGCCCGACGTGATGAATGCCCTTAAAAAACTCGACATCAACATCCTCAGAGAGGAATACGGCGAGCGCGGCCTGCTCGAAATCGGCATCCGCCAGAGTGAGGTGAAAGATACGTTCTTGAAAATAAAGGCACTGCTTTGGAAAGTTTCGCAAGAAGAAGCTGCGACGCTGGATTGGCCAGCGGGGCTTGCATTGCGGTACGTTGTTCCGCAGGCATGA
- a CDS encoding anthranilate synthase component I family protein, with product MRQTAFFPLDDLAFWKKQLLHWAAGHELAVYLDSNGHSQAVTSSHRLTTGGWECLAAAGAVTFLEANAGQSFEQLKSLQSFLRDGKGGGDWLFGFFGYDLKNEVERLSSQNFDGIGLPDLGFFQPEIVIGIRENHIEIQTIGRLPKAVFEEIKMAEPDAGSLTEEKNAEIQLMPRMSKAEYLQKVEAIRQHIVEGDLYEMNLCQEFFAENAALDPVAVFERLNAIGKAPFSTFMRWRDRYLLSASPERFLKKEGRKVISQPIKGTRKRGRSAGEDDRIRQELLNSEKDRAENVMIVDLVRNDLARNCVPGSVRVEELFGIYTFETVHQMISTITGTLKSLEVIKSNFLNDPNDPNDPNDPNDLNDPNDLNDPNNPNAPNDPNDLNDSNNSNALNALRDAFPPGSMTGAPKVMAMELIERSENTRRGLYSGAVGYFDPAGDFDFNVVIRSILYNAAARYVSAQVGGAIVYDSVPEDEYAECLLKAEAMMKALGNEGL from the coding sequence ATGCGACAAACCGCTTTTTTCCCACTCGACGACCTTGCTTTTTGGAAAAAACAACTGCTTCACTGGGCAGCGGGGCATGAATTGGCGGTGTATCTCGACAGCAACGGCCACAGTCAGGCGGTGACTTCAAGTCACCGCCTGACCACAGGCGGTTGGGAATGTCTCGCCGCCGCTGGAGCGGTAACTTTTTTGGAAGCAAATGCGGGACAATCTTTTGAGCAACTGAAATCCTTGCAGAGTTTCTTACGCGATGGCAAAGGGGGAGGGGATTGGCTTTTCGGTTTTTTCGGCTACGATTTAAAAAACGAGGTGGAGCGACTGTCTTCCCAAAATTTCGACGGCATCGGACTGCCGGATTTGGGTTTTTTCCAGCCTGAAATCGTCATCGGCATTCGGGAAAACCACATTGAAATCCAGACCATCGGGCGATTGCCGAAAGCGGTTTTTGAGGAAATAAAAATGGCAGAGCCAGATGCCGGCAGCTTGACGGAAGAGAAAAATGCAGAAATTCAATTGATGCCACGAATGTCAAAGGCCGAGTATTTGCAAAAAGTCGAGGCTATTCGCCAACACATCGTGGAGGGCGATTTGTACGAAATGAACTTGTGTCAGGAGTTTTTTGCTGAAAATGCCGCGCTCGACCCGGTGGCGGTTTTTGAACGGCTCAACGCGATTGGCAAAGCGCCGTTTTCGACGTTCATGCGCTGGCGCGACCGATACCTGCTTTCCGCCAGCCCGGAGCGTTTTTTGAAAAAAGAAGGGCGGAAAGTGATTTCGCAGCCCATAAAAGGGACGCGAAAACGCGGCAGATCCGCTGGCGAGGATGACAGGATTCGGCAGGAGTTGCTGAATAGTGAAAAAGACCGCGCCGAAAACGTGATGATTGTGGATTTGGTGCGCAACGATTTGGCGCGCAACTGCGTGCCCGGCTCGGTGCGGGTGGAAGAACTCTTCGGCATTTACACCTTCGAGACGGTGCACCAGATGATTTCTACAATTACAGGGACGTTGAAGTCATTAGAAGTCATTAAAAGTAATTTTTTAAATGACCCCAATGACCCCAATGACCCCAATGACCCCAATGACCTTAATGACCCCAATGACCTTAATGACCCCAATAACCCCAATGCCCCCAATGACCCCAATGACCTTAATGACTCTAATAACTCTAATGCCCTCAATGCCCTCCGCGACGCTTTCCCCCCCGGCAGCATGACCGGCGCACCAAAAGTGATGGCGATGGAACTGATTGAGCGTTCCGAAAACACCCGGCGCGGACTATATTCTGGCGCAGTGGGCTACTTCGACCCGGCGGGCGATTTTGATTTCAACGTGGTGATTCGCAGCATCCTCTACAACGCCGCCGCTCGATATGTGTCCGCACAGGTGGGCGGTGCCATCGTGTACGATTCGGTGCCGGAAGATGAATATGCGGAGTGTTTGTTGAAGGCGGAAGCGATGATGAAGGCGCTTGGGAATGAGGGGTTGTGA
- a CDS encoding winged helix-turn-helix transcriptional regulator, protein MATTKKEAFGRDEQELAALAKALAHPARIAILKELARRQTCICGEIVEVLPLAQSTVSQHLKELQQAGLIQGTVDGAKSCYCINRQTFQKFEQILKSFFLHTAGSPCC, encoded by the coding sequence ATGGCCACCACTAAAAAAGAAGCCTTCGGGCGCGACGAACAGGAGCTCGCGGCACTCGCCAAAGCACTCGCCCACCCAGCGCGAATTGCTATTTTGAAAGAACTAGCACGGCGGCAAACTTGCATCTGCGGCGAAATCGTGGAAGTGTTGCCCTTGGCACAAAGCACCGTGTCGCAACACCTCAAAGAATTGCAACAAGCCGGCCTAATTCAAGGCACGGTGGACGGGGCGAAATCCTGTTACTGCATCAACCGCCAGACCTTCCAAAAATTTGAGCAGATATTGAAATCATTTTTCCTCCACACCGCTGGCTCACCATGCTGCTGA
- a CDS encoding arsenite methyltransferase has protein sequence MQTAEQIKSIVREKYSEIALQDKTTNANSCCGVGTPGTYNIMSDSYTDLEGYNPDADLGLGCGLPTQFAQIQAGDVVLDLGSGAGNDCFVARAEAGPTGKVIGVDFTPAMIKKARENAEKRGFHNVEFRQGDIEDLPVSDNSVDVVVSNCVLNLVPDKPKVFGEIRRVLRPGGHFSISDVVLVGELPDVLRNAAEMYAGCVSGAIQRDEYLNIIRQTGFENLSVQKQKPILIPDEILREYLSEEELKTFVASKTGIFSVTVFAEKPGGDPTQKMARAEKRKVEMRHLAAEAGSACCAPGSGCC, from the coding sequence ATGCAAACCGCAGAACAGATTAAGTCCATCGTCCGGGAAAAATACTCGGAAATTGCCTTGCAGGACAAAACCACCAATGCCAACTCCTGCTGTGGTGTCGGAACGCCCGGCACCTACAACATCATGTCGGATTCTTACACCGACCTCGAAGGCTACAATCCCGATGCCGACTTGGGCCTCGGCTGTGGCCTGCCCACCCAATTTGCCCAAATCCAAGCAGGCGATGTGGTGCTCGACCTCGGCTCCGGCGCGGGCAACGACTGCTTCGTGGCAAGGGCCGAGGCCGGGCCTACGGGCAAAGTCATCGGGGTGGATTTCACGCCAGCCATGATAAAGAAAGCCCGAGAAAACGCCGAAAAAAGAGGCTTTCACAATGTGGAATTCCGGCAAGGCGACATTGAAGACCTGCCGGTGTCCGACAACTCTGTGGACGTGGTGGTGAGCAACTGTGTGCTCAATCTCGTGCCGGACAAGCCCAAAGTGTTTGGTGAAATACGGCGCGTGTTGCGTCCCGGCGGGCATTTCAGCATCTCCGACGTGGTGCTTGTGGGCGAATTGCCCGACGTGCTGCGCAACGCCGCCGAGATGTACGCGGGGTGTGTTTCGGGAGCCATCCAACGAGACGAATACCTCAACATCATTCGCCAAACGGGTTTTGAAAACTTGAGTGTGCAAAAGCAAAAGCCGATTTTGATTCCCGACGAAATCCTGCGCGAGTACCTTTCGGAAGAAGAATTGAAGACCTTTGTCGCGTCCAAAACAGGCATTTTCAGCGTCACGGTTTTTGCTGAAAAGCCGGGTGGCGACCCTACCCAAAAAATGGCCCGGGCGGAAAAGCGCAAAGTCGAGATGCGCCATCTGGCCGCCGAGGCAGGCAGTGCCTGCTGTGCGCCGGGTAGCGGCTGTTGCTAA
- a CDS encoding DinB family protein has translation MMTKTELMLALWEEGRTRLTNQLPNIAPADLTRRLHPNSNSLGWLLRHIGEVEQLFAKNVFGEPIAVRASTVGPLARTHGQFTDLDALLAHLEEAHRVLRAALEKQSDTDWEYYIETKEFGRKTKAEALARICTHTAWHSGQISLILKYGT, from the coding sequence ATGATGACCAAGACTGAACTCATGCTTGCTCTCTGGGAAGAGGGGCGCACACGGCTGACCAATCAGTTGCCCAACATCGCGCCGGCGGATTTGACGCGACGGTTGCACCCCAATTCCAATTCGCTGGGTTGGCTGCTTCGACACATCGGCGAAGTGGAGCAACTTTTTGCCAAAAATGTGTTTGGCGAGCCTATCGCGGTGCGGGCCTCTACCGTCGGGCCTTTGGCCAGAACTCACGGACAGTTCACGGATTTGGATGCCTTGCTCGCGCATTTGGAGGAGGCTCATCGGGTGTTGCGTGCCGCGCTTGAAAAACAAAGCGACACGGATTGGGAGTATTACATCGAAACAAAAGAGTTCGGTCGAAAGACGAAGGCCGAGGCACTGGCACGGATTTGCACACACACGGCTTGGCATAGTGGGCAGATTTCATTGATTTTGAAATACGGCACCTGA
- a CDS encoding metallophosphoesterase family protein produces MKIALFSDIHANLPALEAFFEDVEKHQPDQIFCLGDLVGYNIWPNEVIREIRRRGIPTIAGNYDYGIGRASDDCGCAYKTEAEKANGAVSISFTNQIVQPNERQYLRELPKHIRVELEMQDGEPISLLLVHGSPRKINEYLFEDREEASLLRILEGANADVLCFGHTHKPYHRVLNAVTDAEPRFRHAINIGSVGKPKDGDPRGGYVVLELDEHSSLKRADGIRVTFARFDYDVEKAARAVEESPLPNAYAAALREGR; encoded by the coding sequence ATGAAAATCGCGCTTTTCTCCGACATCCACGCCAACCTTCCGGCCCTTGAGGCTTTTTTTGAGGATGTGGAAAAACACCAGCCCGACCAGATTTTCTGCCTTGGCGATTTGGTGGGCTACAACATCTGGCCCAACGAGGTCATTCGTGAAATTCGTCGCCGAGGCATACCGACCATTGCCGGCAACTACGATTATGGCATTGGCCGGGCAAGCGACGACTGTGGCTGCGCGTACAAAACCGAGGCGGAAAAAGCCAATGGCGCGGTGTCCATTTCATTTACCAACCAAATCGTGCAGCCCAACGAACGCCAGTATTTGCGGGAATTGCCCAAGCATATTCGCGTCGAATTGGAGATGCAGGACGGCGAGCCTATTTCGCTGCTGCTCGTGCACGGCAGCCCGCGCAAAATCAATGAATACCTGTTTGAAGACCGCGAGGAGGCGAGCCTATTGCGCATTTTGGAAGGAGCGAATGCCGATGTGCTTTGCTTCGGCCACACGCACAAGCCATATCACCGCGTGCTGAACGCTGTCACGGATGCTGAGCCGCGTTTTCGCCATGCCATCAACATCGGCTCGGTGGGCAAGCCCAAGGATGGCGACCCTCGAGGAGGCTATGTGGTGCTCGAGTTGGACGAACACAGCAGCCTGAAGCGAGCCGATGGCATCCGCGTGACGTTCGCCCGTTTCGATTATGACGTGGAAAAAGCGGCTCGTGCGGTGGAGGAAAGTCCTTTGCCGAATGCTTACGCAGCGGCGTTGCGGGAGGGGCGATAA
- a CDS encoding AAA family ATPase, whose product MIQRLTIKNFKKFEEVSFELGTPLVLVGPNNSGKTSLLQAITLLDVGLRKIASQPRGGKQRTGIAINRRDLASIPIPTAKLLWFQKNVRQHERENGGGLTKTKNILIEIVAEGFSQGKSWTVGLEFDYANDESFYVRLLRKDEKGEERHSLPPEALLTRVAYLQPMSGLASQEDRLTRGSVDRKIGEGKTADVIRNICYQLLNPETSEYLEPEEAFRKWDDTARILKQKFGLSIQAPVYYPESGLLEMKYTENGVEYDLTSAGRGFQQTLLLLCYLFAHPNSTILMDEPDAHLEVLRQREIYQLISDVANSQNSQLIIASHSEVVLSEAAAKGDQVVAVIEQQAIPLIDRHMVQQVRKSLTEIGWERYYKAKLKKHILFFEGETDDLILQAFAKILGHPLYELLPTANVDYLGSNQPNEAFKRFAALKVVVPDLKGVALFDNLYGKQTSPDSLVPVLQWQRCEVENYFLTPELMLRWAGLNRDLFSAASIAQMQQAIENLTAPIYLSNRSHEWWSRDPRSTWGEDVFREYFEKRHEPMMMRKGTFHHLIDLLEPADVEPEIIEKLDTILQVFK is encoded by the coding sequence ATGATTCAACGTCTTACTATCAAGAACTTCAAAAAATTTGAAGAGGTGTCCTTTGAATTAGGCACTCCTTTGGTATTGGTGGGCCCCAACAACTCAGGAAAAACGTCCCTGTTGCAGGCCATTACTCTCCTTGATGTTGGCCTCCGAAAAATCGCCAGCCAGCCTCGCGGAGGGAAACAGAGAACTGGCATTGCTATCAACCGTCGGGATTTGGCATCAATACCTATTCCAACCGCTAAACTTTTATGGTTTCAAAAAAACGTCCGACAACACGAAAGGGAAAACGGCGGGGGGCTGACAAAAACCAAGAATATTCTAATTGAAATTGTTGCTGAAGGTTTTTCTCAGGGTAAGTCTTGGACAGTTGGGCTGGAATTCGACTATGCAAACGATGAGTCCTTTTATGTTCGACTCCTAAGAAAAGATGAAAAAGGTGAAGAACGCCACAGCCTCCCTCCGGAGGCTTTGTTGACACGGGTAGCCTATCTTCAACCTATGTCAGGTTTGGCTTCACAAGAGGACAGACTTACACGAGGGTCGGTTGACCGAAAAATCGGCGAAGGAAAAACAGCTGATGTAATTCGCAACATCTGCTATCAACTCCTGAACCCAGAAACAAGCGAATATTTAGAACCGGAGGAAGCGTTCAGAAAATGGGATGATACTGCTCGGATTTTGAAACAAAAATTTGGACTATCTATTCAAGCACCGGTTTATTACCCAGAGTCAGGTCTTTTGGAAATGAAATATACAGAGAATGGCGTGGAGTATGACTTGACATCTGCTGGGCGAGGGTTTCAACAAACGTTACTTTTATTGTGCTATTTGTTTGCCCACCCTAACAGCACGATTTTGATGGACGAACCCGATGCACATTTGGAAGTTTTGCGCCAACGAGAAATATACCAACTGATATCTGATGTGGCCAATAGCCAAAATTCTCAATTAATCATAGCTTCCCATTCAGAGGTTGTGCTGAGCGAAGCCGCAGCCAAAGGCGACCAAGTGGTAGCTGTGATTGAGCAACAAGCCATACCGTTGATTGACCGCCACATGGTTCAGCAGGTCAGAAAATCGCTAACAGAGATAGGTTGGGAACGCTATTACAAAGCTAAATTGAAAAAGCATATCCTCTTCTTCGAAGGTGAGACTGACGACCTGATATTGCAGGCTTTTGCCAAGATACTGGGCCACCCGCTCTATGAATTGCTACCGACAGCAAATGTTGATTATTTAGGCAGCAATCAACCAAACGAAGCATTCAAACGCTTTGCCGCACTCAAAGTAGTCGTTCCCGATTTGAAAGGTGTTGCACTTTTCGACAATCTCTACGGCAAGCAGACAAGCCCTGACTCTCTCGTGCCAGTACTTCAATGGCAGCGCTGCGAGGTCGAAAATTATTTTTTGACCCCTGAACTGATGTTGCGCTGGGCAGGACTTAATCGAGATTTGTTTAGTGCGGCGAGTATTGCACAGATGCAACAAGCGATAGAAAACTTGACTGCACCCATTTATTTGAGCAATCGTTCCCATGAGTGGTGGTCCAGAGATCCGCGCTCAACATGGGGTGAAGACGTATTTCGAGAATATTTTGAAAAAAGGCATGAGCCTATGATGATGAGAAAGGGCACTTTTCATCACTTAATTGATTTATTAGAACCTGCGGATGTTGAACCTGAAATTATCGAAAAATTGGATACAATTCTTCAAGTTTTTAAGTAA
- the murA gene encoding UDP-N-acetylglucosamine 1-carboxyvinyltransferase, whose translation MQLDSFEVIGGQPLKGELQPQGAKNEALQVISAVLLTDDPVTIANVPDILDVNKLIELLRGLGVTVERLAPDTWRFCAGTVDIAYLRSDAFMKDAGRLRGSVMLIGPLLARFGRATLPKPGGDKIGRRRLDTHFLGFQKLGAEFKYDDEKDIYYVEQPKGGLQGTYILMDEISVTGTANVVMAAVLSKGKTTIFNAACEPYVQQLCQMLVRMGAKIEGLGSNLLHIEGVEQLGGTEHRCLPDMIEIGSFIGLAAMTQGDITVKNAGVEHLGIIPSTFEKLGIQIERKGDDLHIPAQEHYEIHTFIDGSILTIYDAPWPGFTPDLMSIVLVVATQARGSVLVHQKMFESRLFFVDKLIDMGAQIILCDPHRATVIGLDRRYPLRGIEMTSPDIRAGQALLIAALSAKGRSIIHNVHQIDRGYQHIDERLNAIGAKIRRV comes from the coding sequence ATGCAACTCGACAGTTTTGAAGTCATTGGCGGCCAGCCGCTCAAAGGAGAATTGCAGCCGCAAGGTGCCAAAAACGAAGCCCTGCAAGTCATCAGCGCCGTGCTGCTCACCGACGACCCAGTCACCATCGCCAACGTGCCCGACATACTCGACGTGAACAAACTCATCGAGCTCCTGCGCGGCCTCGGCGTCACGGTGGAGCGCCTCGCGCCCGATACTTGGCGCTTTTGCGCCGGCACGGTGGACATCGCCTACCTGCGTTCCGACGCATTTATGAAAGATGCTGGACGACTGCGCGGCTCGGTCATGCTTATTGGCCCACTGCTCGCGCGGTTCGGACGCGCCACCCTGCCCAAGCCCGGCGGCGACAAAATCGGCCGACGACGCCTCGACACACACTTTTTGGGTTTTCAAAAATTGGGCGCGGAGTTCAAGTACGACGACGAAAAAGACATCTACTACGTGGAGCAACCAAAAGGGGGATTGCAAGGCACCTATATCCTCATGGACGAAATTTCCGTGACGGGCACGGCCAACGTGGTGATGGCGGCTGTTTTGTCGAAAGGCAAAACGACGATTTTCAACGCCGCCTGCGAGCCTTACGTGCAGCAACTTTGCCAAATGTTGGTGCGCATGGGCGCGAAAATCGAAGGCCTCGGCTCGAACCTTTTGCACATCGAAGGCGTGGAACAGCTCGGTGGAACGGAACACCGCTGCCTGCCCGACATGATTGAAATCGGCTCGTTCATCGGCTTGGCCGCCATGACGCAGGGCGACATCACCGTCAAAAACGCAGGCGTGGAGCACCTCGGCATCATCCCCTCCACGTTTGAAAAATTGGGGATTCAAATTGAACGAAAAGGCGACGACCTGCACATCCCCGCTCAAGAGCACTACGAAATCCACACCTTCATAGACGGTTCCATCCTGACAATATACGATGCGCCGTGGCCGGGTTTTACCCCCGATTTGATGTCCATCGTTTTGGTCGTGGCGACCCAAGCCCGGGGCAGCGTGCTAGTGCATCAAAAGATGTTCGAGAGCCGACTTTTCTTCGTGGACAAACTGATTGACATGGGCGCGCAAATCATCCTCTGCGACCCGCACCGCGCCACCGTCATCGGCCTCGACCGCCGCTACCCACTGCGCGGCATCGAAATGACTTCGCCCGACATCCGCGCGGGACAGGCGCTTCTGATTGCCGCACTCTCAGCCAAAGGCCGAAGCATCATCCACAACGTGCACCAGATAGATAGAGGGTATCAGCACATTGACGAAAGGTTGAACGCAATTGGGGCGAAGATTCGGCGGGTGTGA
- a CDS encoding cold shock domain-containing protein, which translates to MYSGTVKFFNEAKGFGFVVDSASNEEIFVHVTGLIDNIREGDNVTFNTERGKKGMNAVDVKIA; encoded by the coding sequence ATGTACAGTGGAACCGTTAAGTTCTTCAATGAGGCCAAGGGATTTGGCTTTGTTGTTGACAGTGCCTCAAACGAGGAAATTTTTGTTCACGTCACAGGGCTGATTGACAACATCCGTGAAGGCGACAACGTCACGTTCAATACCGAGCGCGGCAAAAAAGGAATGAATGCAGTTGATGTCAAAATCGCGTAA
- a CDS encoding IS1 family transposase, translated as MKINQVRVWIVQCCRTRRILSFFIGDGSVGSCKRLWRKLPYEYQKCLIFSDFWTAYQCLPSETHLMVGKETGLTNHVERLNNTLRQRISRLVRKTLSFSKKEYMLNLHFKLFAYHYNLNVVR; from the coding sequence GTGAAAATCAATCAAGTACGGGTCTGGATTGTTCAGTGCTGTAGAACAAGGCGGATACTCTCCTTTTTCATTGGCGACGGCTCGGTGGGGTCGTGCAAGCGACTTTGGCGCAAACTCCCCTACGAGTACCAAAAATGTCTGATTTTCAGCGATTTTTGGACGGCGTATCAATGTTTGCCCAGCGAGACACACCTCATGGTCGGCAAAGAGACCGGACTGACCAACCATGTCGAAAGGCTGAACAACACCTTGCGCCAGCGCATCAGCCGACTCGTCCGAAAGACCCTCTCTTTCTCCAAAAAGGAGTATATGCTAAACCTGCACTTCAAACTATTCGCATACCACTACAATTTAAATGTTGTCAGGTAA
- a CDS encoding IS1 family transposase gives MITEVRRCHRCESSNIVKNGKNRSGTQTYKCKDCGCCRVLDSKQPSRNLDPELMERAYQERQSLRGTGVR, from the coding sequence ATGATAACAGAAGTTCGTCGTTGCCACCGCTGTGAAAGCAGCAACATCGTCAAAAACGGGAAAAACCGCTCCGGCACCCAAACCTACAAGTGCAAAGATTGTGGTTGCTGCCGGGTATTGGACAGCAAGCAGCCCAGCAGGAACCTAGACCCCGAACTGATGGAGCGTGCCTACCAAGAGCGGCAAAGCCTTCGGGGCACAGGCGTTCGCTGA
- a CDS encoding DNA cytosine methyltransferase codes for MRYKNNRTGLTYIPTSAHDATLNGMDYTVVSLFSGAGGLDIGLEQAGFRTVVCIENDINCRSTLRHNRPEWLLFDNPVKIKDGRMLERQPGDIREIEVDELLEFSGLQRGKVALVVGGAPCQPFSNIGKKQGENDEKNGDLFLEFVRMVKGIEPEAFIFENVAGITQSKHSNVLQYMFDQFNGSGYSLSYSLLNAANYGVPQRRERFILIGIKGDEKPAFPLPTHIKDNRTWDLFTSELSPTPQTKPENWVTVRQAFDKLPSEYAKRKDYAVMGVSPIVKKRMTYVEQGKNFKVLPDELRPDCWKTGKHQGNDTFGRLIADFPSVTIRTAAYNCAKGMYIHPFEDRGLNTIEMAALQDFPFEWEFKTFGRANVTLVSCGKQIGNAVPPGLAKALGLALRKQISTNLELRKKQDLLVEVY; via the coding sequence ATGAGATACAAGAACAATAGAACTGGGCTGACCTACATCCCGACCTCCGCACATGATGCCACACTCAATGGTATGGACTATACCGTAGTGAGCCTTTTTTCAGGTGCGGGAGGGCTTGATATTGGCTTGGAACAAGCAGGTTTCCGAACGGTCGTGTGTATCGAAAACGACATTAATTGCCGCTCTACTTTGCGCCATAATCGTCCGGAGTGGTTATTGTTCGACAATCCCGTGAAAATCAAAGATGGTCGGATGCTCGAAAGGCAACCGGGCGACATCCGTGAAATCGAAGTGGACGAACTACTTGAATTTTCAGGACTTCAAAGAGGCAAAGTTGCCCTCGTTGTCGGTGGAGCACCTTGTCAGCCGTTCAGTAACATTGGCAAAAAACAAGGCGAAAACGATGAGAAAAACGGCGATTTGTTCTTGGAGTTTGTCAGAATGGTCAAAGGAATTGAACCAGAAGCCTTTATTTTTGAGAATGTTGCTGGGATAACTCAAAGCAAGCATTCTAATGTGCTTCAATATATGTTCGACCAATTTAACGGGTCAGGGTACAGTCTTTCTTATTCTCTGCTAAATGCTGCCAATTACGGTGTACCGCAGAGAAGGGAACGTTTCATTTTAATTGGCATTAAAGGCGATGAAAAACCAGCATTTCCGTTGCCCACTCATATAAAAGATAATAGAACTTGGGATTTGTTCACTTCCGAATTATCGCCTACTCCTCAAACAAAGCCCGAAAATTGGGTTACGGTCAGACAGGCTTTTGATAAACTTCCTTCGGAATATGCCAAACGGAAAGACTATGCCGTAATGGGCGTTTCGCCAATCGTCAAAAAGCGCATGACCTACGTTGAACAAGGCAAAAACTTCAAGGTTTTGCCGGACGAACTCCGCCCTGATTGCTGGAAAACGGGCAAACATCAAGGAAATGACACTTTCGGGCGATTGATTGCGGATTTCCCTTCCGTGACGATAAGGACAGCGGCATACAACTGTGCCAAAGGAATGTATATTCATCCGTTTGAAGATAGAGGGCTGAACACCATTGAAATGGCTGCGCTTCAAGATTTTCCCTTTGAGTGGGAATTTAAAACTTTTGGGCGTGCCAACGTTACCCTTGTTAGCTGCGGAAAACAAATTGGGAATGCCGTACCTCCGGGGCTTGCGAAAGCATTAGGTCTTGCCCTGCGAAAGCAAATATCCACTAACTTAGAATTGAGGAAAAAGCAAGATTTGCTTGTTGAAGTGTATTGA
- a CDS encoding Cfr10I/Bse634I family restriction endonuclease, with protein MSYIRVLGGGKSQVIKDLAFCALLEGKLPAANKQFSILFNEFDDVVRKEDSRITREAMSNVHGDWYEWLLAVCAWNYFVKNENSHLAILLPNVIQFDVATLYEKRLNNLIIDLKKKVAEVSEVQLITSNPDFVIIDGDLAREVIGQVSAIDEITPDNLTELEGTYQKFIDKCNFEQIEGYISVKTSLRPDRRLQISHEGSLMKALYAHLQTREWITSPKGLKYYAVATKITEPDRNALKTVATHSLTTVFSLPQAAVDEVYEVNTLQQANLAFSSILS; from the coding sequence ATGTCATACATAAGAGTTTTAGGTGGAGGGAAGTCGCAGGTAATCAAGGACTTAGCCTTTTGTGCTTTGCTGGAAGGCAAACTTCCGGCTGCCAACAAACAGTTTTCCATCCTTTTCAACGAGTTTGATGATGTGGTGCGGAAAGAAGACAGCCGGATTACAAGAGAGGCGATGAGCAACGTTCACGGTGATTGGTACGAATGGCTTTTGGCAGTATGCGCATGGAATTACTTCGTGAAAAACGAAAACTCCCACTTGGCGATACTTCTGCCAAACGTGATACAGTTCGATGTTGCTACTTTGTACGAGAAAAGGTTGAATAACCTGATTATAGACCTAAAAAAGAAGGTTGCAGAAGTATCGGAAGTTCAATTGATTACATCGAACCCCGATTTTGTAATTATAGACGGAGATTTGGCAAGAGAAGTAATTGGACAAGTTTCTGCAATTGACGAAATAACCCCGGATAACCTGACGGAGCTCGAAGGAACGTACCAAAAGTTCATTGACAAGTGCAATTTTGAGCAAATCGAAGGCTATATTTCAGTTAAGACTTCGCTCCGCCCGGATAGGCGTTTGCAGATTTCGCATGAGGGCAGCCTGATGAAAGCCTTGTACGCCCACCTTCAAACGAGGGAATGGATAACATCGCCGAAAGGGTTGAAATACTATGCTGTGGCGACCAAAATAACGGAGCCGGATAGAAACGCATTGAAAACGGTTGCTACACACTCTTTGACAACAGTTTTCAGTTTGCCACAAGCAGCAGTAGATGAGGTTTACGAGGTCAATACACTTCAACAAGCAAATCTTGCTTTTTCCTCAATTCTAAGTTAG